A DNA window from Plasmodium brasilianum strain Bolivian I chromosome 12, whole genome shotgun sequence contains the following coding sequences:
- a CDS encoding glutamate--tRNA ligase, with amino-acid sequence MADELKINIYYGRKYPFLCRTVRNIYNNIVKKKENLNSECLVGENIKFVKNEKVEEIQIEFVNDVSDYDDWIDFFRYKDIQENIQHVCEHINNHLHLNTFVCSHFLTLSDIYIYYEMYTYFNITNCYNIKYTKQYKNLNRWFKLITSLLYNKDDELNMYLQKKALMNKVNITKDDANTVHMLKQKATNTSYSGKLENAEKGKVVTRFPPEPSGFLHIGHAKAAFLNSYYANMYEGKMLLRFDDTNPALEDIIYETSIIDDLEKLGLKYEKISYTSDYFALLEEYCIKLIKMNKAYADDTDVELMRNQRGEGIESANRENSIEHNLQIFEEMRNGTEIGKKNCIRAKINMQSKNKCMRDPVLYRCIVDTPHHRHKFKYKCYPTYDFACPIIDSIEGVTHALRTNEYSDRIEQYNWFLSIFQLRKVYIYEFSRISFVKTLMSKRKLKWFVDNRIVDGWSDPRMPTIKGILRRGLTKEALFQFILQQGPSKAGNLMQWDKLWSINKQIIDPIIPRFAAVDKKKAVILKLTDLSPDIVEKKRDLHMKNKSLGTCTMYHTNKFFIELEDAQTFVEQEEITLIKLGNIIITRVIKNGEDVEGGATVNHDTPLKEILGVSNFSGDFKTTKKKVHWIPYIREKLISCTLYEYDHLLTVDKFENDNKEEWTKFINPVTKYETEVYAEPAITSLKQGDKFQFERRGYFIVDQISNNNHFRLVKIPDGKSKNMSIISSKVDPQVLAGTKNKTVAMPDKGKTTQKDNMKM; translated from the exons ATGGCCGATGAGCtcaaaataaacatatactaTGGTAGAAAGTACCCATTTTTGTGTAGAACAGTGcgtaacatatataataatattgttaagaaaaaagaaaatttaaacagTGAGTGCCTAGTAGgggaaaacataaaatttgtgaaaaacgaaaaagtgGAAGAGATACAAATAGAATTTGTAAACGATGTATCGGAT TATGATGATTGGATAGATTTTTTTAGATATAAAGATATACAAGAAAATATTCAACATGTATGTGAACATATTAATAATCACTTACATTTGAATACCTTTGTTTGTTCTCATTTCTTAACCTTGtctgatatatatatttattacgagatgtatacatattttaatataactaattgttataatataaaatatacgaaACAGTACAAGAATCTTAATAGATGGTTTAAGTTAATAACATCTTTGCTATATAACAAGGATGATGAGTTAAATATGtacttacaaaaaaaagcacTCATGAACAAAGTGAACATAACAAAAGATGATGCAAACACTGTGCATATGTTAAAACAAAAAGCGACAAATACTTCATATTCGGGGAAATTAGAAAATgctgaaaaaggaaaagtagTAACAAGATTTCCACCTGAACCATCAGGTTTTTTACATATTGGTCATGCAAAAGCAGCATTCTTAAATAGTTATTATGCAAATATGTATGAAGGAAAAATGCTACTACGATTTGATGATACAAATCCAGCATTAGAAGATATCATATATGAAACAAGTATAATAGATgatttagaaaaattaggattaaaatatgaaaaaattagttaTACTTCAGACTACTTCGCATTATTAGAAGAGTATtgcataaaattaataaaaatgaataaagcGTATGCAGATGATACAGATGTAGAATTAATGAGGAATCAAAGGGGTGAAGGTATTGAATCTGCTAATAGAGAAAATTCGATAGAAcataatttacaaatatttgaAGAAATGCGTAATGGTACagaaataggaaaaaaaaattgtataagagcaaaaataaatatgcaaagtaaaaataaatgtatgagAGACCCTGTTTTGTATAGATGTATAGTGGATACACCTCATCATAgacataaatttaaatataaatgttatcCAACGTACGATTTTGCATGTCCAATAATAGATTCAATCGAAGGAGTTACACATGCATTAAGAACGAATGAATATAGTGATCGAATAGAACAATATAATTGGTTTTTATCAATTTTCCAATTACGTAAAGTATACATTTATGAATTCAGTAGAATTTCTTTTGTCAAAACGCTTATGTCCAAAAGAAAATTGAAATGGTTTGTCGATAATAGAATTGTCGATGGATGGTCAGATCCACGTATGCCAACAATTAAAGGAATATTAAGAAGAGGATTAACTAAAGAAGCtttatttcaatttattttacagcAGGGCCCGTCAAAAGCTGGAAACTTAATGCAGTGGGACAAATTATGGtcaataaataaacaaatcaTTGATCCAATTATTCCTAGATTTGCTGCtgtagataaaaaaaaagcagttATATTGAAACTCACTGATTTAAGTCCAGATattgttgaaaaaaaaagagatttacatatgaaaaataaatcattagGTACTTGTACTATGTACCATACAAACAAATTTTTCATAGAGCTAGAAGATGCCCAAACCTTCGTTGAACAAGAAGAAattacattaataaaattgggaaatataattattacgaGAGTCATTAAAAATGGCGAAGATGTTGAAGGTGGTGCTACTGTTAATCATGATACTCCTTTGAAGGAAATATTAGGTGTTTCCAACTTTAGCGGAGATTttaaaacaacaaaaaaaaaagtacactGGATACCCTACATTCgcgaaaaattaatttcatGTACCTTGTACGAATACGATCATCTGTTAACAGTGgataaatttgaaaatgataataaagaagaatggacaaaatttattaatccAGTTACTAAGTACGAAACAGAAGTCTATGCAGAACCAGCTATTACTTCTCTCAAACAGGGGGACAAATTTCAATTTGAGCGAAGAGGCTATTTTATTGTTGATCAAATATCTAACAACAATCATTTTCGCTTAGTCAAAATTCCGGATggaaaatcaaaaaatatgtCCATAATTAGCTCAAAAGTTGATCCTCAAGTTTTGGCgggaacaaaaaataaaactgtCGCTATGCCTGACAAAGGGAAAACCACCCAGAAGGACAACATGAAAATGTAG
- a CDS encoding nucleoside diphosphate hydrolase: MKDTINYRFEDNKDEMVIIVNEQNEFSDLKTRKAMRTNNLWHRSTAVFVFTKLEQEYFIYIHKRSKIKDYCPSYYSIGFGGVVSSEEEYLQNALKELEEESGIVKKPEQLFYLGILKCDTGCTRSFVSSYLTFVNPDFQTVPQLNEVEFITRISMNDFEKFLEQEKFTLTNLLNNSKTRDIKFWLVCINLIDYSDVLNFSDPFDYENVKKAIDKISPYFYLNNEHSVVGSEVAVDPLLAFLKEHKNIAKIKKCDKAAIISSNVHIWDDKISELKIIGNILSESICEINFFNVMNGIIDATGKMQKISSELSKYSNFFFKNIELNKVNILQISKEILAIKFTVSITLSLKNQLLLKCEARPLIIEVGHEVYVSLNKLSVEFDIRAKALKDGISQHLIYGIPIFLSSPLLQEQNLISLSSLSKELYENEQVLILRSNINPTDLTMHEKEVRFLWVGTPMIKEEKTIALCLHGLATQETYSLTIEECSMDNEKTIDMIEDTTLKEMLHFLILIEEFNPLHYSNERLNYSSKFSRNSLIEYINKGKKFKIRKNKLTLLKNLTGDSANTKKEGTMLLAKKSDNIYRKDDFKKKKKIIDPRSLLLANMNKAFQKNII; the protein is encoded by the exons atgaaggatACGATAAATTATAGATTCGAGGATAATAAGGATGAAATGGTAATTATTGtgaatgaacaaaatgagtTTTCAGATTTGAAAACTCGAAAAGCTATGAGAACGAACAATTTATGGCACAGATCAACGGCAGTTTTTGTGTTCACCAAATTAGAACAagagtattttatttatatacataaaagatctaaaataaaagattacTGCCCTTCTTACTATTCCATTGGCTTTGGTGGGGTAGTTTCCAGTGAAGAAGAGTACCTTCAGAATGCACTCAAAGAACTGGAGGAGGAAAGTGGAATAGTAAAAAAACCTGAACAGCTATTTTATTTAGGCATATTAAAATGTGACACGGGTTGTACCAGATCTTTTGTCAGCTCTTAC TTAACCTTTGTCAACCCGGACTTTCAAACAGTACCTCAATTAAATGAAGTCGAATTTATAACAAGAATTTCGATGAATGACTTTGAGAAATTTTTGGAACAAGAAAAATTCACACTAACAA ATTTGcttaataatagtaaaacaAGAGATATCAAATTCTGGCTCGTGTGCATAA ATCTAATCGATTATTCAGATGTTCTAAATTTTTCTGATCCGTTTGAttatgaaaatgtaaaaaaagcCATAGACAAAATATCCCCTTACTTCTACTTAAATAATGAGCACTCAGTAGTAGGAAGTGAAGTAGCTGTAGACCCCTTATTAGCCTTTTTAAAAGAACATAAAA ATATTGCAAAAATCAAGAAATGCGATAAGGCTGCAATTATATCAAGCAATGTTCATATTTGGGATGATAAAATTTCGGAGCTAAAAATAATAGGAAACATATTGAGTGAATCCATATgtgaaattaatttttttaacg tTATGAACGGGATTATTGATGCTACAgggaaaatgcaaaaaatcaGTTCCGAATTGAGTAAATATTCAAACTTCTTTTTCAAGAATATAGAACTGAACAAAGTAAACATTTTGCAAATATCAAAAGAGATACTAGCCATCAAATTTACTGTTTCAATTACCTTAAGTTTGAAAAACCAg CTATTGCTGAAATGTGAAGCAAGACCTTTAATAATAGAAGTAGGGCATGAGGTTTACGTCAGTTTAAATAAGTTATCCGTTGAATTTGACATAAGAGCAAAAGCTTTGAAGGATGGCATTTCTCAGCATTTA ATATATGGAATACCTATCTTTTTAAGCAGCCCATTGTTACAAgaacaaaatttaatttcGCTAAGTTCTTTATCAAAAGAGCtatatgaaaat GAACAAGTACTAATACTAAGATCTAATATAAATCCGACGGACCTAACAAtgca CGAAAAAGAAGTTCGATTCTTGTGGGTAGGAACTCCTATGATTAAGGAGGAGAAGACAATAGCCTTATGTTTGCAC GGATTAGCAACACAAGAAACTTATTCGCTCACTATAGAAGAGTGTTCCATggataatgaaaaaacaattGATATGATAGAGGACACTACACTGAAGGAAATGCTCCATTTCCTAATTCTGATTGAAGAATTTAACCCAtta CATTATAGTAATGAAAGGTTAAATTATTCTTCCAAATTCTCACGCAACTCGTTGATAGAGTATATAAACaagggaaaaaaatttaaaatcag gaaaaataaattaacccTTTTAAAAAACTTAACTGGTGATAGTGCTAACACGAAAAAGGAGGGAACAATGTTATTAGCAAAAAAGAGTGATAATATTTATCGAAAAGACgacttcaaaaaaaaaaaaaaaattattgatcCAAGATCTCTCCTTTTAGCTAATATGAATAAagcttttcaaaaaaatattatataa
- a CDS encoding hypothetical protein (conserved Plasmodium protein), translating into MEDNKAESPNKRRENAKFSKFVTSLSFMKKNIEGKDENVKKKIKYSNDDHLWILKDYEDQVNAFLKNKSSQKNKNNVSLNCLGRKTYNNYNNYVNLYNIEIKKFINSVKKNKPIHSLRE; encoded by the coding sequence atggAAGATAACAAAGCTGAGTCACCAAATAAAAGAAGGGAAAATGcgaaattttcaaaattcgTTACCTCTTTaagttttatgaaaaaaaatatagaaggGAAAGACGAgaatgtaaaaaagaaaataaaatattcaaatgaTGATCATTTATGGATTCTTAAGGATTATGAAGATCAAGTTAAtgcctttttaaaaaataaatcatcacaaaaaaataaaaataatgtttctTTAAATTGTTTAGGAAggaaaacatataataattacaataattatgtaaatttgtACAATATAGAAATTAAGAAATTCATTAATtccgtaaaaaaaaataagcccATTCATTCATTGAGAGAATAG
- a CDS encoding WD repeat-containing protein 16, translated as MEKELAVESFIGFNGNITNNLILIRQHKEINERDYKEKLKCIEEEEFLENEKKKKLKSVYNLKNITINHNYYELKKEELKYNFFMIYAIGTNIIKEDIVNNNRTIFKSDEYKINKLYVDNNKKYICCCKESKLMSNIYIFDFENKKENIILSLHKFKTVDISISNDGKYLLSSGGEDDKCLILTQIENQKFIYKSSSDYPYTNISFFHQTNNFIIAKLNSIKICYYNFSTKRMNEVEVNTSIYKRQFVCLELKNNDEYAFLGTTTGDVLVVNIKSRVLEKIIPENYLFSNGINVVKILDDKTILTGSGDGYVSLIDIVEKKILRKTKIYGSVNSIEMRNESTIFISIYENIIYVMDINNGSYYVLLLIHNNYIRDLCFPMNYNYILYTCSHNSIMAWQFYDKKVIYLKNMNKGKFIYYDKKFLNIPTDKRKKLCKLNKMVEEKNSNAIENDKQSANLDNDKNLQNIENIGKINKKLTCHSIKISNDGKYVALSIHNNIYLLTSKYLKIVSLILNSHYDYCNTLTFYNEYDLITAGNNGDIKFWKFEKNKYINFNTINYHSSIINHIILYKDKHLCSCSEDGLIILYNIQESALVKKIIDINNTRYKQIALNRKFDILLCCGNNNIFMYYDLIKNDVSKNFYYSPFHNILSVDIDDRGKFFITGSDDHKLRLYEFKSCTCLYIGNAHNDVINKCLFTYDNHFIVSTSRDESIIYWKVPPEIKEFD; from the exons ATGGAAAAAGAACTAGCAGTAGAATCATTTATCGGGTTCAACggtaatataacaaataaccTAATTCTAATAAGACaacataaagaaataaatgaaagggattataaagaaaaattaaaatgcatagaagaagaagaatttttagaaaatgaaaaaaaaaaaaaattaaaaagtgtttataatttaaaaaatattaccatTAATCATAATTACTATGAactgaaaaaagaagaattaaaatataatttttttatgatctATGCTATTGGtactaatataataaaagaagacattgtaaataataatagaacaatttttaaaagtgatgaatataaaataaataaattatatgttgataacaacaaaaaatatatttgctgTTGCAAAGAGAGTAAACTGATGtctaatatttatatattcgattttgaaaataaaaaagaaaatatcattttatctttacataaatttaaaacagTGGATATTTCTATAAGTAATGATGGGAAATACCTTCTCTCATCCGGAGGAGAAGACGACAAATGCTTAATATTAACTCAAATAGAAAaccaaaaatttatatataagtcCTCTTCTGACTATCCATATActaatatttcctttttccatcaaactaataatttcataatag CTAAACTTAACAGCATCAAAATATGCTACTACAATTTTTCGACAAAGCGAATGAACGAAGTAGAAGTAAATACATCCATTTACAAAAGGCAGTTTGTGTGCTTAGAACTGAAAAACAACGATGAGTATGCCTTTTTAGGGACGACGACGG GTGATGTACTAGTAGTAAATATAAAGTCTAGGGTTCtcgaaaaaattataccaGAGAATTACTTATTCAGTAATGGGATAAACGTAGTAAAGATCCTGGACGACAAAACGATCTTGACAG GAAGTGGAGATGGATATGTGAGCCTAATAGACATTgtggaaaagaaaattttaaggaAAACAAAGATATATGGATCTGTAAATTCAATTGAAATGAGAAATGAATCCACAATATTTATCAGTATTTATGAAAACATTATTTACGTAATGGATATAAACAATGGTagttattatgtattattgcTAATTcacaataattatatacgtGATCTATGCTTTCCtatgaattataattatatactgTATACATGCAGCCATAATAGTATAATGGCATGGCAATTCTATGATAAGAAAgttatatacttaaaaaatatgaacaaggGCAAATTCATCTATTATGATAAGAAGTTCTTGAATATACCAACagataaaagaaagaaaCTATGTAAGCTTAATAAAATggttgaagaaaaaaatagtaatgcTATTGAAAATGATAAACAAAGTGCCAATTTagataatgataaaaatctacaaaatatagaaaacataggcaaaataaataagaagtTAACCTGTcatagtataaaaatatcaaatgATGGAAAATATGTAGCTCTATCTATACATAAcaatatttacttattaacatcgaaatatttgaaaattgtTTCTCTTATTTTAAATTCTCATTATGACTATTGCAATactttaactttttataatgaatatgATTTAATAACTGCCGGAAATAATGGAGATATCAAATTTTGGAAATtcgaaaaaaacaaatatattaattttaatacaatTAATTATCACTCATCCATAATTAATCATATTATTCTCTACAAGGATAAACAT cTCTGTAGCTGCAGCGAAGACGGGCTTATAatcttatataatattcaagAAAGTGCACTAGTTAAAAAGataatagatataaataatacaagaTATAAACAAATTGCTCTGAATAGAAAATTTGACATCCTATTATGTTGTGgaaacaataatatttttatgtattatgatttaattaaaaatgatgttagtaagaatttttattattccccATTTCACAATATCCTCTCTGTTGATATTGATGACAGGGGCAAGTTCTTCATAACAG GTTCTGACGATCACAAGTTGAGATTGTACGAATTTAAAAGCTGCACTTGCCTATACATAG GAAATGCCCATAACGATGTTATAAACAAATGCCTATTTACATATGACAATCACTTTATCGTTTCGACTTCAAGAGATgaaa GTATAATATACTGGAAAGTGCCCCCCGAAATAAAGGAATTCGACTGA
- a CDS encoding hypothetical protein (conserved Plasmodium protein), whose translation MSFHKKLNERQNCNEVVFEAYGKIDQEFKTSNRGVKAKNEIEDNLSKKLPFFLSKEKKKEKTCDFLMNISDQNDDVQFVSKIIKSYMNISEPLRVRLSLLYTTGQYDLFRNYIIAIKTMMKGFLVLKVSRNGNIKKRKVSFNSYYMTIIGNWSRKILLYDEITQINIGNSCTPELRIFEKKVQDYENRMNYVVLRTLYRDYSFLFITDDEILMRIKNISALGKLKNLLAGKDNMLKKTNDLNVKRDAKQELKDNSFLTSEGNYDDITKEKLQGSLKNIHQNDVILKDEKEDVRYTIQGFKYFFLSVIRSIKTKNVNIEIEKVKGMFKKSNMLYFDKYDFKNTKINSFFLFCQIALDICGPEVWFTSKFDEILFTRLN comes from the exons ATGAGTTTccataaaaaattgaacgAAAGGCAGAACTGTAATGAAGTAGTATTTGA agcATATGGAAAAATAGACCAAGAGTTTAAGACAAGTAACAGAGGAGTAAAAGCGAAAAATG AAATAGAAGATAACTTATCTAAAAAATTGCCCTTCTTTTTGAgcaaggaaaagaaaaaggag AAAACATGTGATTTTTTGATGAACATTTCGGACCAAAATGATGATGTACAGTttgtttcaaaaattataaagtcttatatgaatataagtGAGCCCCTTAGAGTTAGATTGTCTCTATTATATACGACTGGACAGTATGACTTGTttagaaattatataattgcaATTAAAACTATGATGAAAGGCTTTTTAGTATTAAAAGTTTCGAGaaatggaaatataaaaaaaaggaaggtatcttttaattcatattatatgACCATAATAGGAAATTGGTcaaggaaaatattattatatgatgaaataacacaaataaatatagggAATAGCTGTACGCCAGAATTAcgtatttttgaaaaaaaagttcaagATTATGAAAATAGAATGAATTATGTTGTCTTAAGGACTTTATATAGAGACTATAGCTTCTTATTTATAACGGATGATGAAATATTAATgcgaataaaaaatatatcagcattaggaaaattaaaaaatttactagCAGGTAAAGATAATATGCTTAAAAAAACTAACGacttaaatgtaaaaagggATGCTAAACAAGAATTAAAagataattcttttttaacttCTGAAGGAAATTATGACGACATaacaaaggaaaaattacAAGGTAGTCTTAAAAATATCCACCAAAATGATGTTATACTtaaagatgaaaaagaagATGTGCGATATACTATTCAAggttttaaatatttctttttatccgTTATACGGagcataaaaacaaaaaacgtTAACATTGAGATAGAAAAAGTGAAGGGcatgtttaaaaaaagtaatatgctttattttgataaatatgattttaaaaatacaaaaattaattcctttttccttttttgtcaAATAGCGTTAGATATATGTGGACCTGAAGTTTGGTTCACCTCCAAATTTGACGAGATTCTTTTTACGCGCTTAAATTAG